A stretch of DNA from Acidobacteriota bacterium:
CGCGTGTGCTCCAACTGCAAGGAAGACCACGCGCTGCCGGCCGAGGGACTGAAGGAGGCGGGCTTCACGGCGGAGGAGGCGAAGCACGTCGTCCCGAAGAAGGGGGCCGGCTGCGAGAAGTGCAACGGCACCGGGTACAAGGGACGCGTCGGCCTGTACGAGGTGATGGAGATCACCGACGAACTGCGCGAGCTGATCCTGGTCGGCGCCTCCGGGCTCGAGCTGCGGAAGAAGGCGGTGGAGGAAGGCATGATTTCGCTCCGCCGCAGCGGGCTGCTGAAGGTCAAAGAGGGTGTCACGACGATCGAAGAGGTCGTGCGGGAGACGGTCAGGTAAGGCACACGGCACAAGGGACAAGGGACAAGGAAAAAGGGAAAAGGCAAACAGGCATGGCGACACTTCCGGATCTGTTGAAAGCGCTGGTTGACCTGGACGGGTCCGACCTGCACCTGACCACGAACACGCCGCCGCAGATACGGATTCACGGCAAGCTCCAGCCGCTGGATCTGCCCGTGCTGACGCCGGCCGAGACCAAGCAGCTCGCCTACAGCGTGCTCACCGACTCGCAGAAGAAACGGTTCGAGGAAAGCCTGGAGCTGGACTTCTCGTTCGGGATCCGCGGGCTGGCGCGTTTCCGGTGCAACGTGTTCAACCAGCGCGGCGCCGTGGCCGCGGTGTACCGTGTCATTCCCGAGCGCATCAAGACATTCGAGGAGCTGGGGCTGCCGGCGGTCATTGCGACGCTGGCCGAGCGGCCGCGCGGCCTGGTGCTCGTCACCGGCCCGACCGGGAGCGGCAAGTCCACGACCCTGGCCGCGATGATCGACAAGATCAACAACGAGCGCCACGACCATATCCTCACGATCGAGGACCCGATCGAGTACATCCACCCGCACAAGTCGTGCGTGGTGAACCAGCGCGAGCTGCACAGCGACACGAACTCGTTCACGGCGGCGCTACGGGCCGCGCTGCGCGAGGACCCGGACATCG
This window harbors:
- a CDS encoding PilT/PilU family type 4a pilus ATPase, which produces MATLPDLLKALVDLDGSDLHLTTNTPPQIRIHGKLQPLDLPVLTPAETKQLAYSVLTDSQKKRFEESLELDFSFGIRGLARFRCNVFNQRGAVAAVYRVIPERIKTFEELGLPAVIATLAERPRGLVLVTGPTGSGKSTTLAAMIDKINNERHDHILTIEDPIEYIHPHKSCVVNQRELHSDTNSFTAALRAALREDPDIVLIGEMRDLETIEAALRIAETGHLTFGTLHTNSAAQTI